Proteins co-encoded in one Halorussus vallis genomic window:
- a CDS encoding prolyl oligopeptidase family serine peptidase, translating into MPQPPETEQREVVETLHGEEVRDPYRWLEDDDEEVAAWVARQNEYTDEQLRNEAREALEPRFRELADVPNYGRFVPRERGYFQRVESTDEDRARLLFRPTLDDEPRVLADPNEWPEGESLDWFLPSPDGSLVAYGVAEGGDENYDVVVLDVDTGDVVDEICDCGRTFLGGIAWGDSGLYYVTTGAAGGGAQLDKQIRYHELGTEGTDSVLVDDVGRRVWPELVTDEGELVVTFREGWRSADVLRWTGTPESGELVPLVVGVDSFFRAKLRDGTVYLLTDYDAPRSRVLACDVDARDVDPDDLRQIVPQRDGTLQNFVFAGEYVVAHHQRDAHSSLTVYDSDGERLHDAALPAYAAVEDYYLHGARATSEFFFTVETFDRPRRVVRGDAETGETSVVERRRADGDADIVVAQQFFESADGTEVPAFVVHREGIDLEGDNPAVVYGYGGFRTSLPPMYDRFRTAFLEDGGVYVQANLRGGAEYGERWHREGMKENKQNVFDDFYAVAEGLVEAGYTRPERLAALGASNGGLLVGAALTQRPDLFGAAISAVPVLDMLRFHELLLGETWTTEYGSPEDPEAFEYLREYSPYHNVEERAYPATLFKAAAGDSRVHPAHARKMAARMQAANRGDAPVLLRVEDATGHGSGKSTSMRVREELDKWAFLYDRLDVLE; encoded by the coding sequence ATGCCACAACCCCCCGAAACCGAGCAGCGCGAGGTCGTCGAAACGCTCCACGGCGAGGAGGTACGCGACCCCTATCGCTGGCTGGAGGACGACGACGAGGAGGTCGCCGCGTGGGTCGCGCGGCAGAACGAGTACACCGACGAGCAACTCCGGAACGAGGCCCGCGAGGCGCTCGAACCGCGGTTCCGCGAACTCGCCGACGTCCCGAACTACGGTCGCTTCGTCCCCCGGGAGCGGGGGTACTTCCAGCGCGTCGAATCGACGGACGAGGACCGCGCGAGACTGCTCTTCCGCCCGACCCTCGACGACGAACCCCGCGTCCTCGCCGACCCCAACGAGTGGCCCGAGGGCGAGTCGCTGGACTGGTTCCTCCCGTCGCCGGACGGGTCGCTCGTCGCGTACGGCGTCGCCGAGGGCGGCGACGAGAACTACGACGTGGTCGTCCTCGACGTGGATACCGGTGACGTCGTCGACGAAATCTGCGACTGCGGCCGGACTTTCCTCGGCGGAATCGCGTGGGGCGATTCGGGACTCTACTACGTGACGACCGGGGCGGCGGGCGGCGGCGCGCAACTCGACAAGCAGATTCGGTATCACGAACTCGGAACGGAGGGGACGGATTCGGTGCTCGTCGACGACGTGGGCCGGCGCGTCTGGCCCGAACTGGTCACCGACGAAGGAGAACTCGTAGTGACATTCCGAGAGGGGTGGCGCAGCGCGGATGTCCTCCGGTGGACGGGGACCCCCGAGTCCGGCGAACTCGTTCCGCTGGTCGTCGGCGTTGACAGCTTCTTCCGGGCGAAGCTACGCGACGGAACCGTCTACTTGCTCACCGATTACGATGCGCCGCGGTCCCGGGTGCTCGCCTGCGACGTCGACGCTCGCGACGTGGACCCCGACGACCTCCGCCAAATCGTCCCCCAGCGCGACGGGACGCTGCAGAACTTCGTCTTCGCGGGGGAGTACGTGGTCGCGCACCACCAGCGGGACGCCCACTCGTCGCTGACGGTGTACGACTCCGACGGGGAACGCCTTCACGACGCGGCGCTACCGGCGTACGCGGCCGTCGAAGACTACTACCTGCACGGCGCTCGGGCGACGTCGGAGTTCTTCTTCACCGTCGAGACGTTCGACCGACCCCGCCGAGTCGTCCGGGGCGACGCCGAAACCGGCGAAACGAGCGTCGTCGAACGGCGCCGGGCCGACGGCGACGCCGACATCGTTGTCGCTCAGCAGTTCTTCGAGTCGGCCGACGGGACCGAGGTGCCGGCGTTCGTGGTCCACCGAGAGGGAATCGACCTCGAAGGCGACAACCCGGCCGTCGTCTACGGCTACGGCGGCTTTCGAACCAGTCTGCCGCCGATGTACGATCGGTTCCGCACGGCTTTCCTGGAGGACGGCGGCGTCTACGTGCAGGCCAACCTGCGAGGCGGCGCGGAGTACGGCGAGCGGTGGCACCGCGAGGGGATGAAGGAGAACAAGCAGAACGTCTTCGACGACTTCTACGCCGTCGCCGAGGGACTCGTCGAAGCGGGCTACACCCGCCCGGAACGCCTGGCGGCGCTCGGTGCGTCCAACGGCGGCCTGCTGGTCGGCGCGGCGCTGACCCAGCGGCCGGACCTGTTCGGCGCGGCGATCTCCGCCGTTCCGGTGCTCGACATGCTCCGGTTCCACGAGTTGTTGCTCGGCGAGACGTGGACCACCGAGTACGGGTCGCCCGAGGACCCGGAGGCGTTCGAGTACCTCCGGGAGTACTCGCCGTACCACAACGTCGAGGAGCGCGCGTACCCCGCGACGCTGTTCAAGGCGGCGGCGGGAGACTCGCGCGTTCACCCGGCGCACGCCCGCAAGATGGCCGCTCGGATGCAGGCGGCCAACCGCGGCGACGCCCCGGTTTTGCTCCGCGTCGAGGACGCCACCGGACACGGTTCGGGGAAGTCCACGTCGATGCGGGTCCGAGAGGAACTCGACAAGTGGGCGTTCCTCTACGACCGGTTGGACGTGCTGGAGTAG
- the mvk gene encoding mevalonate kinase encodes MVVSSAPGKVYLFGEHAVVYGEPAVPCAIERRATVTVEQRDDDRLRVHAEDLSLDGFIVEYSSATDDVPDVAASQSLVEAGMGYVDAAVEQAREVADAPDAGFDITVESQIPLGAGLGSSAAVTAACIDAASRELGVELPTDEIAERAYRAELEVQDGEASRADTFCSATGGAVRVEGDDCRTIDAPDLPFVIGFDGGAGDTGELVAGVRALREEYDFAADTVESIGEIVRHGETVLADGDVAELGRLMNFNHGLLEALGVSSRSLDQMVWAARDAGALGAKLTGAGGGGCIVALDPTQETETALKFTPGCEDAFRAELATEGVRVERA; translated from the coding sequence ATGGTCGTTTCGAGCGCTCCCGGCAAGGTCTACCTGTTCGGGGAGCACGCGGTCGTCTACGGCGAACCGGCGGTGCCCTGCGCCATCGAGCGGCGGGCGACGGTCACCGTCGAACAGCGGGACGACGACCGACTGCGCGTTCACGCCGAGGACCTGAGCCTCGACGGGTTCATCGTCGAGTACAGTAGCGCGACCGACGACGTCCCGGACGTCGCCGCCTCCCAGTCGCTGGTCGAAGCCGGGATGGGCTACGTCGACGCGGCGGTCGAGCAGGCCCGCGAGGTCGCCGACGCCCCCGACGCGGGATTCGACATTACGGTCGAGAGCCAGATTCCGCTCGGCGCCGGCCTCGGGTCGTCGGCCGCCGTCACGGCCGCCTGCATCGACGCCGCGTCGCGCGAACTGGGCGTCGAACTCCCGACGGACGAGATCGCCGAGCGCGCCTACCGGGCCGAACTCGAAGTCCAGGACGGCGAGGCCTCCCGGGCCGACACTTTCTGCTCGGCGACGGGCGGCGCGGTCCGGGTCGAGGGCGACGACTGCCGGACCATCGACGCGCCCGACCTCCCGTTCGTCATCGGGTTCGACGGCGGCGCGGGAGACACAGGTGAACTCGTCGCGGGCGTTCGCGCGCTCCGCGAGGAGTACGACTTCGCCGCCGACACCGTCGAGAGCATCGGCGAGATCGTCCGCCACGGCGAGACGGTGCTGGCCGACGGCGACGTGGCCGAACTCGGTCGACTGATGAACTTCAACCACGGCCTGCTGGAGGCGCTGGGCGTCTCCTCGCGGTCGCTCGACCAGATGGTGTGGGCGGCCCGGGACGCCGGCGCGCTCGGCGCCAAACTGACCGGCGCGGGCGGCGGCGGGTGTATCGTCGCGCTCGACCCCACCCAGGAAACCGAAACCGCGCTGAAGTTCACGCCCGGGTGCGAGGACGCCTTCCGGGCCGAACTGGCCACCGAGGGCGTCCGGGTGGAGCGAGCATGA
- a CDS encoding isopentenyl phosphate kinase, with translation MTTVVKLGGSVITDKDRAETLDGPALADAASAIAEADAADLVVVHGGGSFGHHNASEHGVSKTDGSNDAAAAVEIHGAMKTLNDFVLSRLHDRGVPAVPVHPFSAARRDREAALTLMTEQVETMLGEGFVPVLHGDVVAHEGEGVTILSGDEVVTAVARGVDADRVGFCSTVPGVLDGEDVIPEIRSYDEVADVLGGSDATDVTGGMAGKVRALLDLGAPATIFGPDDLRAFLAGEEPGTRIDGR, from the coding sequence ATGACCACCGTGGTCAAACTCGGCGGGAGCGTCATCACCGACAAGGACCGCGCCGAGACGCTGGACGGCCCGGCACTGGCAGACGCGGCGTCGGCCATCGCCGAGGCCGACGCGGCGGACCTCGTCGTGGTCCACGGCGGCGGGAGCTTCGGCCACCACAACGCCAGCGAGCACGGCGTCTCAAAGACCGACGGCTCGAACGACGCCGCCGCGGCGGTCGAGATCCACGGCGCGATGAAGACGCTGAACGACTTCGTGCTCTCGCGGCTCCACGACCGGGGCGTGCCGGCGGTCCCGGTCCACCCGTTCTCCGCGGCGCGGCGGGACCGCGAAGCAGCGCTGACTCTGATGACCGAGCAGGTCGAGACGATGCTCGGCGAGGGGTTCGTCCCGGTACTTCACGGCGACGTGGTCGCCCACGAGGGCGAGGGCGTGACCATCCTCAGCGGCGACGAGGTGGTGACGGCGGTCGCCCGCGGCGTCGACGCCGACCGCGTGGGCTTCTGCTCAACGGTCCCGGGCGTGCTGGACGGCGAGGACGTGATTCCGGAGATCCGCTCCTACGACGAGGTAGCCGACGTCCTCGGCGGGAGCGACGCGACCGACGTGACAGGTGGGATGGCCGGAAAGGTCCGGGCGCTGTTGGACCTCGGCGCTCCCGCGACCATCTTCGGTCCCGACGACCTTCGGGCGTTCCTCGCCGGCGAGGAGCCCGGGACGAGAATCGACGGTCGGTAG
- a CDS encoding Gfo/Idh/MocA family protein gives MSATNEPVRVGFVGLGNIGHYHADRLVDIKGVDVVGGVDINPDARARFAEKYGVESFESYEELYSADVDAVVVTTPNKFHEEYAVAALQSGLDVLLEKPLAHSLESAERIAEAARNADAFCMVGFHNRFRNPVRVVKGYQEEGRFGDVRHVEANFIRRRGIPGRGSWFTNREIAGGGALIDIGVHAIDLALHFHDFARVKEVAGTIRSQFGSRDDYAYLEMWGEDTNSGEFSVDDSVSAFLRLEGGKTINLEVAWAANRSPDEEFIIRGTEAGACFDKADDSLTLYETGRQGTDHFSDSQVQTRHEDPHKAEQRVFFEAVRDDVPPTMNTVEQGLEVQRVIDAIYRSNEEGRAIQLR, from the coding sequence ATGTCTGCCACGAATGAGCCGGTACGGGTCGGGTTCGTCGGCTTGGGGAACATCGGTCACTACCACGCCGACCGTCTCGTCGACATCAAGGGAGTCGACGTCGTCGGCGGCGTCGACATCAATCCGGACGCACGCGCCAGGTTCGCCGAGAAGTACGGAGTCGAGTCGTTCGAGAGCTACGAGGAACTGTACAGTGCCGACGTGGACGCGGTCGTCGTCACGACCCCGAACAAGTTCCACGAGGAGTACGCCGTCGCCGCCCTCCAATCGGGACTCGACGTCCTCCTCGAGAAGCCACTGGCCCATTCGCTGGAGAGTGCGGAGCGAATCGCCGAGGCCGCGCGGAACGCCGACGCCTTCTGTATGGTCGGGTTCCACAACCGCTTCCGCAACCCCGTTCGAGTCGTCAAGGGCTACCAGGAAGAGGGCCGATTCGGCGACGTCCGACACGTCGAGGCCAACTTCATCCGCCGCCGGGGTATCCCCGGCCGGGGGTCGTGGTTCACGAACCGCGAGATAGCGGGCGGCGGCGCGCTCATCGACATCGGCGTCCACGCCATCGACCTCGCGCTCCACTTCCACGACTTCGCGCGCGTCAAGGAGGTCGCGGGCACCATCCGCTCGCAGTTCGGGTCGCGCGACGACTACGCCTACCTCGAGATGTGGGGCGAGGACACCAACTCCGGCGAGTTCAGCGTCGACGACTCGGTGAGCGCCTTCCTGCGCCTGGAGGGCGGCAAGACCATCAACCTCGAAGTCGCGTGGGCGGCCAACCGCTCGCCCGACGAGGAGTTCATCATCCGGGGCACCGAAGCGGGCGCGTGCTTCGACAAGGCCGACGACTCGCTCACCCTCTACGAAACCGGCCGCCAGGGCACCGACCACTTCTCCGACAGCCAGGTCCAGACCCGCCACGAGGACCCGCACAAGGCCGAACAGCGCGTCTTCTTCGAGGCTGTCCGCGACGACGTCCCGCCGACGATGAACACGGTCGAGCAGGGACTCGAAGTCCAGCGGGTCATCGACGCTATCTACCGCTCGAACGAGGAAGGGCGCGCCATTCAGCTCCGGTAA
- a CDS encoding ABC transporter ATP-binding protein translates to MGEVILEDVIKRYGDVTAVDHMNLDIKDGEFVTLVGPSGCGKSTTLETIAGLTKPTEGKITIAGRDVTNLPPKDRGIAMVFQNIALFPHMDVYENISFGLRLRDYDKEEIERRVERAADIVQLEGMLDREPSELSGGQRQRVAIARAIVREPEVFLMDEPLANLDAKLRVHMRTELQRLHKELDTTIIYVTHDQAEAMTMSDRIAVIDGGELQQIAPPLVCYNEPSNLFVAGFIGSPSMNFVEGEITASGISTAEFDVDFDPGQVAGIAEGDAVTLGVRPEDVHLREVSDGIANPTRSIPAQTDVLEPMGDEIFVYLLTGDAESQMEADPDSMTNQLLMSVDPSSDIAEDENVEVVLDRERVHLFDTETGEAITHGLEFATVEPGTAGTEAEGDD, encoded by the coding sequence ATGGGTGAAGTAATCCTAGAAGACGTCATCAAACGGTACGGCGACGTAACGGCGGTCGACCACATGAACCTCGACATCAAGGACGGCGAGTTCGTCACGCTCGTCGGTCCCTCCGGTTGCGGGAAGTCCACGACGCTGGAGACCATCGCGGGGCTGACCAAGCCCACCGAGGGCAAGATCACCATCGCGGGTCGCGACGTGACGAACCTGCCGCCGAAGGACCGCGGGATAGCGATGGTGTTCCAGAATATCGCGCTGTTCCCGCACATGGACGTCTACGAGAACATCAGCTTCGGACTGCGGTTGCGCGACTACGACAAAGAGGAGATCGAACGTCGGGTCGAGCGCGCGGCCGACATCGTCCAGTTGGAGGGGATGCTCGACCGCGAACCGAGCGAACTCTCGGGCGGCCAGCGCCAGCGCGTCGCCATCGCCCGCGCCATCGTCCGGGAACCCGAGGTATTCCTGATGGACGAACCGCTGGCGAACCTCGACGCGAAGCTCCGCGTCCACATGCGGACCGAACTCCAGCGCCTCCACAAGGAACTGGACACCACCATCATCTACGTCACCCACGACCAGGCGGAGGCGATGACGATGTCCGACCGCATCGCGGTCATCGACGGCGGCGAACTCCAGCAGATCGCGCCGCCGCTGGTCTGTTACAACGAACCGTCGAACCTGTTCGTCGCCGGGTTCATCGGCTCGCCGTCGATGAACTTCGTCGAGGGCGAGATCACGGCCAGCGGCATCTCGACGGCCGAGTTCGACGTCGACTTCGACCCCGGCCAGGTGGCGGGAATCGCCGAAGGCGACGCGGTGACCCTCGGCGTGCGCCCCGAGGACGTCCACCTTCGGGAGGTCAGCGATGGCATCGCCAATCCGACCCGCTCGATCCCCGCCCAGACCGACGTGCTGGAGCCGATGGGCGACGAGATATTCGTCTATCTGCTGACCGGCGACGCCGAGTCCCAGATGGAGGCCGACCCCGACTCGATGACAAACCAGTTGTTGATGAGCGTCGACCCCTCCTCGGACATCGCCGAGGACGAGAACGTGGAGGTCGTGCTCGACCGCGAGCGCGTCCACCTCTTCGACACCGAAACCGGAGAGGCCATCACGCACGGCCTGGAGTTCGCCACGGTCGAACCCGGCACCGCTGGCACCGAAGCGGAGGGTGACGACTGA
- a CDS encoding carbohydrate ABC transporter permease: MATETDSQQGPFSRWVSSTIENPQKAYRAMFYVVTVIFLFTTLFPFYWLLVLALTPNAAISNMGLLPKGFNPEAFITVFQRVPFHLYMFNSFVLGIATTAIVLVLASLAGYVFGRLEFPGKGPLMLAILAVSYFPPAAFIIPLFRLFTGNVTVFGISSPNLFNTPFAMILPFSALFMPLSIFILSTFYGQIPDGLEDAARIEGTTRLGALFRVIVPLSAPGVATAGVLTFISVYNEFFFSFLMTDGTADNWAPLVWGILSYQGQYSELYNLMAAASIIGVLPIAILVVVAQEKIVSGLTQGALKE; this comes from the coding sequence ATGGCAACCGAAACCGACAGTCAACAGGGACCGTTCTCGCGCTGGGTCAGCTCGACCATCGAGAACCCCCAGAAGGCGTACCGGGCGATGTTCTACGTCGTCACCGTGATATTCCTGTTCACCACGCTGTTCCCGTTCTACTGGCTGCTGGTGCTGGCGCTGACGCCCAACGCGGCCATCTCGAACATGGGGCTGCTGCCGAAGGGGTTCAACCCCGAGGCGTTCATCACGGTGTTCCAGCGCGTGCCGTTCCACCTCTACATGTTCAACAGCTTCGTGCTGGGCATCGCGACGACCGCCATCGTGCTCGTACTGGCGAGTCTCGCCGGCTACGTGTTCGGACGGCTCGAGTTCCCCGGGAAGGGACCGCTGATGCTCGCCATCCTGGCGGTTTCGTACTTCCCGCCGGCGGCGTTCATCATCCCGCTGTTCCGGCTGTTCACCGGGAACGTGACCGTGTTCGGCATCTCGAGTCCGAACCTGTTCAACACGCCGTTCGCGATGATACTCCCGTTCAGCGCGCTGTTCATGCCGCTGTCTATCTTCATCCTTTCGACGTTCTACGGCCAGATTCCGGACGGCCTGGAGGACGCCGCGAGGATCGAGGGGACGACACGGCTCGGCGCGCTGTTCCGGGTCATCGTGCCGCTGTCGGCGCCGGGCGTGGCCACCGCGGGCGTGCTCACGTTTATCTCGGTCTACAACGAGTTCTTCTTCTCGTTCCTGATGACCGACGGCACGGCCGACAACTGGGCACCTCTCGTCTGGGGTATCCTGAGCTATCAGGGCCAGTACTCGGAACTGTACAACCTCATGGCGGCCGCGAGCATCATCGGCGTGCTGCCCATCGCCATCCTCGTGGTTGTCGCGCAGGAGAAGATCGTCAGCGGCCTCACGCAGGGAGCGCTCAAGGAGTGA
- a CDS encoding carbohydrate ABC transporter permease — protein sequence MAASTEGGVRDSERSGPYVAVVRWVENLSDTQFAYLLLAPVLLLLGVIAFWPLLSTFRMSLHADSIVGSDPLGQFVGLQNYVELLTGQRDIVLVRPFFDLSTPFKSALTVTLIFTVASVFFETIIGFGQALVLDQDFRGRRWVRVAIIIPWAVPIVIQGMIFFLLFQPGIGFLVDWMQALGVFSATPLANSFDSLVILVIADVWKTSAFMALIILAGLQSIDRSLYDVGRVAGASRWQQFRMITLPLVLPSVLVAMLFRTIGAMRVYGIIETVTGCSTVPSLSCLVVSTFRDSRLYGTSAAVAFITAALIGIVVSVYIVKYADTDQGGV from the coding sequence ATGGCAGCATCCACAGAAGGTGGTGTCCGGGACTCCGAGCGCTCGGGGCCGTACGTGGCGGTGGTGCGCTGGGTGGAGAACCTCAGCGACACCCAGTTCGCGTACCTGCTGTTGGCCCCGGTGTTGCTGCTGCTGGGCGTCATCGCGTTCTGGCCCCTGCTCAGCACGTTCCGGATGTCGCTTCACGCCGACAGCATCGTCGGGTCCGACCCGCTCGGGCAGTTCGTCGGACTGCAGAACTACGTTGAGCTGCTAACCGGCCAGCGCGACATCGTGCTCGTGCGGCCGTTCTTCGACCTCAGCACGCCGTTCAAGAGCGCGCTCACCGTGACGCTCATCTTCACGGTCGCCAGCGTGTTCTTCGAGACCATCATCGGATTCGGGCAGGCGCTGGTGCTGGACCAGGACTTCCGGGGTCGCCGGTGGGTCCGGGTCGCCATCATCATCCCGTGGGCGGTGCCTATCGTCATCCAGGGGATGATCTTCTTCCTGCTGTTCCAGCCCGGCATCGGCTTCCTCGTCGACTGGATGCAGGCGCTCGGCGTCTTCTCGGCGACTCCGCTGGCCAACAGCTTCGACTCGCTGGTGATACTCGTCATCGCCGACGTGTGGAAGACGTCGGCGTTCATGGCGCTCATCATTCTGGCGGGCCTGCAGAGCATCGACCGGAGCCTCTACGACGTGGGTCGGGTTGCGGGCGCCTCGCGGTGGCAACAGTTCCGGATGATCACCCTGCCGCTCGTGCTCCCGTCGGTGCTGGTCGCGATGCTGTTCCGGACCATCGGCGCGATGCGCGTCTACGGTATCATCGAGACCGTCACGGGCTGTTCGACGGTGCCGTCGCTGTCGTGTCTCGTGGTTTCGACGTTCCGCGACTCCCGGCTGTACGGGACCTCCGCGGCCGTCGCCTTCATCACGGCGGCACTCATCGGTATCGTCGTCTCGGTGTATATCGTGAAGTACGCTGACACGGATCAAGGAGGTGTCTGA
- a CDS encoding extracellular solute-binding protein codes for MAGNTSHEPDDRQQGADRSSGVSRRNFVQAVGASGAAAGLAGCMGGSESNNGNNNQSGGGSTVGNVDNQGGKTTLQWATDPDFKGEVWNRLQKVLYKNGLSKDIEVKVLAGPTVTDNRRSQYQQWLSAGRKNPDILYVDSGWTIPFIVRDQLLNLSKELPKKVTQDVKKNYFDASVSTTQAQNGDMYAVPLFPDFPTMQYNKKYVRKAGYGESDFKKWSKNSMTWKEFSNVAQKAKSANDVKHGYTFQAKAYEGLSCCDFNEFMTSWGGAYFGNPKKNLFGPIGKRPVTVDEKQVVNSLKMVRTFIHGSQANHTLDGYKGNIAPPAVLQWSEEPSRKPFSAGDAVMHRNWPYSININGAKDQMGKDLGVMPIPYAKTEKKAQYPMTGGPVAALGGWHNAINPNSEKKEAALEVLKAMTSEEFQLKLFEELGFLPPRPKLFNSDRATKVPIMGRYMEPLKVAGQNAISRPVTAIWPQESQKIFQQVNGALAKSGNPKKAMTQLKSQLQAIEKSA; via the coding sequence ATGGCTGGCAATACTTCGCACGAACCTGACGACCGACAGCAGGGCGCCGACCGAAGTTCCGGGGTTTCCCGCCGGAACTTCGTGCAGGCAGTCGGCGCATCGGGTGCGGCGGCCGGACTGGCCGGCTGTATGGGCGGAAGCGAAAGTAACAACGGTAACAACAATCAGAGCGGCGGCGGCTCCACCGTCGGCAACGTCGACAATCAGGGCGGCAAGACCACGCTCCAGTGGGCGACCGACCCGGACTTCAAAGGCGAGGTCTGGAACCGGCTCCAGAAGGTCCTCTACAAGAACGGCCTGTCGAAGGACATCGAGGTGAAGGTGCTGGCGGGACCGACCGTCACCGACAACCGGCGCTCCCAGTACCAGCAGTGGTTGTCGGCCGGGCGAAAGAACCCCGACATCCTCTACGTCGACAGCGGGTGGACGATTCCGTTCATCGTCCGCGACCAACTCCTCAACCTGAGCAAGGAGCTCCCGAAGAAGGTGACCCAGGACGTCAAGAAGAACTACTTCGACGCGAGTGTCTCGACCACGCAGGCCCAGAACGGCGACATGTACGCCGTCCCGCTATTCCCGGACTTCCCGACGATGCAGTACAACAAGAAGTACGTCCGGAAGGCCGGCTACGGGGAGTCGGACTTCAAGAAGTGGTCGAAGAACTCCATGACGTGGAAGGAGTTCTCGAACGTGGCCCAGAAGGCCAAGTCGGCGAACGACGTCAAGCACGGCTACACGTTCCAGGCAAAGGCCTACGAGGGGCTGTCGTGCTGTGACTTCAACGAGTTCATGACCAGCTGGGGCGGGGCGTACTTCGGCAACCCCAAGAAGAACCTCTTCGGCCCGATCGGCAAGCGACCCGTCACCGTCGACGAGAAGCAGGTCGTGAACTCGCTCAAGATGGTCCGGACGTTCATTCACGGCTCACAGGCCAACCACACGCTCGACGGGTACAAGGGCAACATCGCGCCGCCCGCGGTGCTCCAGTGGTCCGAGGAGCCCTCGCGCAAACCGTTCTCGGCGGGCGACGCCGTGATGCACCGCAACTGGCCGTACTCCATCAACATCAACGGCGCGAAAGACCAGATGGGCAAGGACCTCGGCGTGATGCCGATTCCGTACGCCAAGACCGAGAAGAAGGCCCAGTACCCGATGACGGGCGGGCCGGTGGCGGCGCTGGGCGGGTGGCACAACGCCATCAACCCCAACTCCGAGAAGAAGGAGGCGGCGCTGGAAGTGCTCAAGGCGATGACGAGCGAGGAGTTCCAGCTCAAGCTCTTCGAGGAACTGGGCTTCCTGCCGCCACGGCCGAAGCTGTTCAACTCCGACCGCGCGACCAAGGTGCCCATCATGGGCCGGTACATGGAACCGCTCAAGGTGGCCGGGCAGAACGCCATCTCGCGTCCCGTCACCGCCATCTGGCCCCAGGAATCCCAGAAGATCTTCCAGCAGGTCAACGGGGCGCTCGCCAAGAGCGGTAATCCGAAGAAGGCGATGACCCAGCTCAAGAGCCAGCTCCAGGCCATCGAAAAGAGCGCATAG
- a CDS encoding aldo/keto reductase yields the protein MEYTKLGDTGLEVSRLCLGCMNFGSDAEWMMHDEEASVDLIHRAMDLGINFLDTANVYSHGESERIVGRAIEEYDGFDREELVVATKVYGPMGEGPNRQGLSRKHIIEQAEASLDRLGTDYIDLYQIHRWDETTPIEETLDALDYLVESGKVRYVGASTMMGWQFAKALYESDLNDYRRFRCMQPEYNLVDRHEEENVLPVCEDQDVGVIPWSPLAGGFLTGKYDRDADPEEGRAATDEHTRERFTEENWAVLDEVRAVAEEKDATPAQVSLAWLLHKDVVDSPIVGPRSVDHLEENVAALDVSLSDEEIARLEEPKSPTWSRAIGDL from the coding sequence ATGGAGTATACGAAACTCGGAGACACCGGCCTCGAAGTCTCTCGGCTCTGTCTCGGTTGCATGAACTTCGGGAGCGACGCCGAGTGGATGATGCACGACGAGGAGGCGAGCGTCGACCTCATCCACCGCGCGATGGACCTCGGTATCAACTTCCTCGACACCGCGAACGTCTACTCGCACGGCGAGAGCGAGCGAATCGTCGGGCGGGCCATCGAGGAGTACGACGGTTTCGACCGCGAGGAACTGGTCGTCGCGACGAAGGTGTACGGTCCGATGGGCGAGGGACCGAACCGGCAGGGCCTCTCGCGAAAGCACATCATCGAACAGGCCGAGGCGAGCCTCGACCGACTCGGCACCGACTACATCGACCTCTACCAGATTCACCGCTGGGACGAGACGACGCCCATCGAGGAGACGCTCGACGCGCTCGACTACCTCGTCGAGAGCGGCAAGGTCCGGTACGTCGGCGCGTCGACGATGATGGGCTGGCAGTTCGCGAAGGCGCTCTACGAGAGCGACCTCAACGACTACCGGCGGTTTCGGTGCATGCAACCGGAGTACAACCTCGTCGACCGTCACGAGGAGGAGAACGTCCTGCCGGTGTGCGAAGACCAGGACGTGGGCGTCATCCCCTGGAGTCCCCTCGCGGGCGGATTCCTGACCGGTAAGTACGACCGCGACGCGGACCCGGAGGAGGGACGGGCGGCCACGGACGAACACACCCGCGAGCGGTTCACCGAGGAGAACTGGGCGGTGCTGGACGAGGTTCGGGCCGTCGCCGAGGAGAAGGACGCGACCCCGGCGCAGGTCAGCCTCGCGTGGCTGTTGCACAAGGACGTGGTGGACTCGCCCATCGTCGGCCCGCGGAGCGTCGACCACCTGGAGGAGAACGTCGCCGCGCTGGACGTCTCGCTGTCGGACGAGGAGATAGCGCGTCTGGAGGAGCCCAAGTCCCCGACGTGGTCTCGAGCCATCGGGGACCTCTAG